From Campylobacter concisus, a single genomic window includes:
- a CDS encoding 50S ribosomal protein L32 — protein MAVPKRRVSHSRAAKRRTHYKVTLPVPVKDKDGSWKMPHRINKTTGEY, from the coding sequence ATGGCAGTACCAAAGCGAAGAGTGAGTCATTCTCGTGCAGCAAAACGTAGAACACATTATAAAGTTACACTTCCAGTGCCTGTAAAAGACAAAGATGGTTCTTGGAAAATGCCTCACCGCATAAACAAAACTACAGGTGAATATTAA
- a CDS encoding ferredoxin, with translation MSVKITDICISCGSCIDECPVSAIVDDSDNPTGADTYYVYSNKCVECVGYNDEPACASACPTDGCIVWDAVVAGQPSRDQIGADARNGSIPVIQ, from the coding sequence ATGTCTGTAAAAATAACTGATATATGCATAAGCTGTGGTTCATGTATTGATGAATGCCCAGTTTCAGCTATCGTTGATGATAGCGACAACCCAACTGGAGCAGACACATACTATGTTTATTCAAATAAATGTGTTGAATGCGTAGGCTATAACGATGAGCCAGCCTGTGCATCTGCCTGTCCAACTGACGGTTGTATCGTATGGGATGCAGTAGTAGCAGGACAACCTTCTCGCGATCAGATCGGTGCTGATGCACGCAATGGCTCTATTCCAGTTATTCAATAA
- a CDS encoding nucleoside-diphosphate kinase (catalyzes the formation of nucleoside triphosphate from ATP and nucleoside diphosphate) has translation MQRTLSIIKPDAVKKNVVGKIIDRFESNGLRVAAAKKIKLSKCDAKAFYAVHKDRPFFNDLVEFMVSGPVVVMVLEGENAVAKNRELMGATNPKEAAPGTIRADFADSIDANAVHGSDSLENAVNEINFFFASREIC, from the coding sequence ATGCAAAGAACACTTTCTATTATTAAGCCTGACGCTGTTAAAAAAAATGTTGTTGGAAAAATCATAGATAGATTTGAAAGCAATGGCTTAAGAGTCGCTGCTGCAAAGAAAATCAAACTTAGCAAATGCGATGCAAAAGCATTTTACGCTGTTCACAAAGATAGACCTTTCTTCAACGATCTAGTTGAATTTATGGTAAGCGGACCAGTTGTAGTTATGGTTTTAGAGGGCGAAAATGCAGTTGCTAAAAACCGCGAGCTAATGGGTGCAACTAACCCAAAAGAAGCAGCTCCTGGCACTATAAGAGCTGATTTTGCCGATAGTATTGATGCAAATGCAGTTCACGGAAGTGACAGCCTAGAAAATGCTGTGAATGAGATAAATTTCTTCTTTGCTTCAAGAGAAATTTGCTAA
- a CDS encoding phosphate acyltransferase yields MIRIAIDAMGGDFGADPIISGVIDALKETEFKAVLVGDSNVIKPLIPQSYLKNIEFLEASEVISMADGATDALKRKDSTIYKAIELLKNKEVDAVVSAGHSGATMSLATLRIGRLKNISRPAIATLMPNSKESATLVLDVGANVDCRSEHLFQFAIMGEAYAKEILGRKEPKVGLLSNGEEESKGNEVSKEAFKLVSRLDSFVGNAEGNQIFDGSIDVMVCDGFIGNILLKTSEGVADAIGKIIKKQIKKSPLAIAGSVLMRKVFKTLKKQVSYDEYGGAPLLGVNGCVIISHGKSNSKAIKNAIFQAIKFANSNINKVIEEELSHFAR; encoded by the coding sequence ATGATTCGCATTGCTATCGATGCTATGGGTGGTGATTTTGGTGCAGATCCTATAATATCTGGTGTTATTGATGCACTAAAAGAGACAGAATTTAAAGCTGTATTAGTCGGCGATAGCAATGTCATCAAACCACTCATTCCACAGTCTTATTTAAAAAATATCGAATTTTTAGAAGCTAGCGAAGTTATCTCAATGGCAGATGGCGCAACTGATGCGCTTAAAAGAAAAGATAGTACGATCTACAAAGCAATTGAACTCTTAAAAAATAAGGAAGTTGATGCTGTAGTTTCTGCCGGTCATAGTGGTGCAACTATGAGTTTAGCTACCCTAAGAATTGGTAGACTAAAAAATATTTCTCGTCCAGCAATTGCAACACTTATGCCAAATTCAAAAGAATCTGCGACTTTGGTTTTAGATGTTGGTGCAAATGTTGATTGTAGAAGCGAGCATTTGTTTCAATTTGCCATAATGGGTGAAGCCTATGCAAAAGAAATTTTAGGTAGAAAAGAGCCAAAAGTTGGTCTCTTGTCAAATGGCGAAGAAGAGAGCAAAGGCAATGAAGTTAGCAAAGAAGCATTTAAATTAGTTTCTAGACTTGATAGCTTTGTTGGTAATGCAGAAGGTAATCAAATTTTTGATGGTAGTATTGATGTAATGGTTTGTGATGGTTTTATAGGAAATATTCTTTTAAAAACTAGCGAAGGCGTTGCAGATGCTATAGGTAAAATTATCAAAAAACAAATTAAAAAATCGCCTCTTGCTATAGCTGGCTCTGTACTCATGAGAAAAGTTTTTAAGACACTTAAAAAGCAGGTTAGCTATGATGAATATGGCGGTGCACCACTTCTTGGTGTAAATGGTTGTGTTATCATAAGTCACGGCAAAAGTAATTCAAAAGCTATAAAAAATGCAATTTTTCAAGCAATAAAATTTGCTAATTCAAATATAAATAAAGTTATCGAAGAAGAACTTTCGCACTTTGCAAGGTAA
- a CDS encoding 3-oxoacyl-ACP synthase, with product MPKASLISIASYIPEKILTNFDFEKMVETSDEWIVKRTGIEQRHIATNETTSDLGTKAGELAIKRSGLDKSQIDAIICATISPDHLCMPSTACKIAANLGLNYGVTAFDISAACTGFIYLLELANSLIISGAKKNVLIIGAEKLSSIVDYTDRSTCILFGDGAGAAVISSGNENEIIDIHTASNGKQAELLITPGCGSVFPASEETLKNRLNFIHMSGNEVFKIAVQTLSKSVIEILHANKMQSEDIDFFIPHQANIRIIDAVKNRLNFKDEQCVLTVAKYGNTSSASIPMAINYAYEDGRIKNGSVLLLDAFGGGFTWGSAILKFGGKNFSDLQ from the coding sequence ATGCCAAAAGCTTCACTGATTTCTATCGCTTCTTACATTCCAGAAAAAATTCTAACAAATTTTGACTTTGAAAAGATGGTTGAAACGAGTGATGAATGGATAGTAAAGCGAACAGGTATCGAACAAAGGCATATTGCAACTAACGAAACAACAAGTGACCTTGGTACAAAAGCTGGTGAATTAGCCATAAAACGCTCAGGACTTGATAAATCTCAAATCGATGCAATTATCTGTGCTACGATATCTCCGGATCATCTTTGTATGCCTTCTACTGCTTGCAAAATAGCTGCAAATTTGGGTTTAAACTATGGAGTTACAGCATTTGATATAAGTGCAGCTTGTACAGGTTTTATTTATCTTTTAGAACTTGCAAATTCTCTCATTATTAGCGGCGCCAAAAAGAATGTCTTAATCATCGGAGCTGAAAAATTAAGCTCTATTGTTGACTATACAGATAGAAGCACTTGTATACTATTTGGTGATGGAGCAGGCGCGGCTGTAATTAGTAGTGGCAATGAAAATGAGATCATCGATATTCATACGGCAAGCAACGGCAAGCAAGCTGAACTTTTAATAACTCCAGGATGCGGGAGTGTATTTCCAGCCAGTGAGGAAACACTAAAAAATAGACTAAATTTTATCCATATGAGTGGAAATGAAGTTTTTAAAATAGCAGTTCAAACACTTAGCAAAAGCGTAATAGAAATTCTGCATGCAAACAAAATGCAAAGCGAAGATATTGATTTTTTTATACCTCATCAAGCGAATATAAGAATAATAGATGCAGTAAAAAATAGATTAAATTTTAAAGATGAGCAATGTGTCTTGACTGTTGCTAAATATGGCAATACAAGCTCCGCTTCAATTCCAATGGCTATAAATTATGCCTATGAAGATGGACGCATCAAAAATGGTTCAGTTTTGCTTCTTGACGCATTTGGTGGCGGCTTTACATGGGGATCAGCGATACTAAAATTTGGCGGAAAAAATTTTAGCGATTTACAATAA